Proteins from a genomic interval of Amycolatopsis sp. cg13:
- a CDS encoding amidohydrolase family protein — MDLVIRGARVADGTGAPLEIRDVGITGDRIADVAAPGDLTAPRVLDATGQVLSPGFIDMHSHSDLQVLANPDHLAKISQGVTTEVLGQDGLSYAPVNDEVLASLRQQLAGWNDDPAGFDWNWRSVGEYLDRLDQGIATNAAYLVPQGTVRMLVVGWDDRPATDAELARMQELVATGLAEGAFGLSSGLTYTPGMYATTEELVELCRVVGERGGYYSPHHRSYGAGALEAFAEMVDVSRRSGCPLHLAHATMNFSVNKGKAPDLLRLLDNALDDGCDITLDTYPYLPGATYLSALLPSWSTEGGLEPTLARLSDPDTRERIRAEIEESGSDGAHGVPIDWDAIEINGVRREENAALVGHSVLASARAAGKSPAELYFDTLIDEKLGTSCLMHVGHEENVQAIMRHRTHTGGSDGLLVGARPHPRAWGTFPRYLARYVRELGVLELADCVAHLTGRAARRLGLSDRGLVRPGHAADLVLFDPDTVADTATFDNPRQPAAGLSHVFVNGVAALEDGTPTGALAGHSLRHPGSRR; from the coding sequence ATGGATCTCGTGATCCGCGGCGCCCGAGTCGCCGACGGAACCGGGGCCCCGCTGGAAATCCGCGACGTCGGCATCACCGGCGACCGCATCGCCGACGTCGCCGCGCCGGGAGACCTGACCGCGCCGCGCGTACTCGACGCGACCGGGCAGGTCCTCTCCCCCGGCTTCATCGACATGCACTCGCATTCCGACCTGCAAGTACTCGCCAACCCGGATCACCTGGCGAAAATCAGCCAGGGCGTGACCACCGAGGTGCTGGGCCAGGACGGGCTCTCGTACGCACCGGTCAACGACGAGGTGCTCGCGAGCCTGCGCCAGCAGCTGGCCGGGTGGAACGACGACCCGGCCGGGTTCGACTGGAACTGGCGTTCGGTCGGCGAGTACCTCGACCGGCTGGACCAGGGCATCGCGACGAACGCCGCGTACCTGGTCCCGCAGGGCACGGTGCGGATGCTGGTGGTCGGCTGGGACGACCGGCCCGCCACGGACGCCGAGCTGGCGCGGATGCAGGAACTCGTCGCGACCGGGCTGGCGGAAGGCGCGTTCGGGCTCTCGTCCGGGCTGACCTACACGCCCGGGATGTACGCGACCACCGAGGAACTGGTCGAGCTGTGCCGCGTCGTCGGCGAGCGCGGCGGTTACTACAGCCCGCACCACCGCAGCTACGGCGCGGGCGCGCTGGAGGCCTTCGCGGAGATGGTCGACGTCTCCCGCCGCTCCGGCTGTCCGCTGCACCTCGCGCACGCGACCATGAACTTCTCCGTCAACAAGGGCAAAGCGCCGGATTTGCTGCGGCTGCTGGACAACGCGCTCGACGACGGCTGCGACATCACCCTCGACACGTACCCGTATCTGCCCGGCGCGACCTACCTGTCGGCGCTGCTGCCGAGCTGGTCTACTGAAGGCGGCTTGGAACCGACACTCGCTCGACTGTCCGATCCGGACACTCGCGAACGGATCCGGGCCGAGATCGAGGAGTCCGGTTCGGACGGTGCGCACGGCGTGCCGATCGACTGGGACGCCATCGAGATCAACGGTGTCCGCCGCGAGGAAAACGCCGCTCTGGTGGGGCACAGCGTCCTTGCTTCCGCGCGCGCCGCCGGGAAATCCCCGGCAGAGCTGTATTTCGACACGCTGATCGACGAAAAGCTCGGCACGTCCTGCCTCATGCACGTGGGGCACGAGGAAAACGTGCAGGCCATCATGCGGCACCGCACGCACACCGGCGGCTCGGACGGCCTGCTGGTCGGCGCGCGCCCGCACCCCCGCGCGTGGGGCACTTTCCCGCGGTACCTCGCGCGTTACGTCCGCGAACTGGGCGTTCTCGAACTGGCCGATTGCGTCGCGCACCTCACCGGGCGCGCGGCACGGCGGCTGGGGCTGTCCGACCGGGGCCTCGTGCGTCCCGGCCACGCAGCCGATCTGGTGCTCTTCGACCCGGACACGGTCGCCGACACCGCGACGTTCGACAATCCGCGGCAACCCGCCGCGGGGCTCTCCCACGTCTTCGTCAACGGCGTCGCCGCCCTCGAAGACGGAACCCCCACCGGCGCGCTCGCCGGGCATTCCCTTCGCCATCCCGGGAGTCGACGATGA
- a CDS encoding amino acid deaminase, whose protein sequence is MNSNAALTAAVRAGRGERIDWRFRALPPALSGLTLDEAAARRAKLFDDGFFGPFVVIDATAMEHNLATMARWCAERGIALAPHGKTTMAPELFARQLEHGSWGITAANAGHVRIYRAFGVPRILLANQLVDPSALRWLAGELAADPDFEFVCWVDSVRSVELMTEALAGAERPVDVLVELGGEGGRTGVRDAATALAVAEAAAKSPVLRLRGTGGYEGALSHHTDEAALAKISSYVDSLRDATVTFAEKGLLADGPVYVTAGGSAYFDRVVDELTEPWPDGLDVVPILRSGAYLTHDDGFYREISPLGEHPRISGVDSFRPALHAWAQVTSKPTPELALLTAGKRDLPYDEGMPEPQLLRKNGVVTELTGHTVPKLNDQHAFLELPEGSPVEVGDWIRLGLSHPCTTFDKWSLLPVVDTDGETVIDFVRTWF, encoded by the coding sequence ATGAACAGCAACGCCGCTCTCACCGCCGCCGTCCGAGCCGGGCGCGGCGAACGGATCGACTGGCGCTTCCGCGCGCTCCCCCCGGCCCTGTCCGGGCTCACCCTCGACGAAGCCGCGGCCCGCCGCGCCAAGCTCTTCGACGACGGCTTCTTCGGTCCGTTCGTGGTCATCGACGCGACCGCGATGGAGCACAACCTCGCCACCATGGCCCGCTGGTGTGCCGAACGCGGGATCGCGCTCGCGCCGCACGGCAAGACGACGATGGCGCCGGAACTGTTCGCCCGGCAGCTGGAGCACGGCTCGTGGGGCATCACCGCCGCGAACGCCGGACACGTGCGGATCTACCGCGCGTTCGGCGTTCCGCGAATCCTCCTGGCGAACCAGCTCGTGGACCCGTCCGCGCTGCGCTGGCTGGCTGGCGAGCTGGCGGCGGATCCGGACTTCGAGTTCGTCTGCTGGGTCGACTCGGTGCGCAGCGTGGAGCTGATGACCGAGGCGCTCGCCGGTGCCGAGCGGCCGGTCGATGTGCTGGTGGAGCTGGGCGGCGAAGGCGGCCGCACCGGGGTCCGCGACGCGGCGACCGCGCTTGCCGTTGCCGAGGCGGCGGCGAAGAGCCCGGTGCTGCGACTGCGGGGCACCGGTGGTTACGAAGGTGCGCTTTCGCACCACACCGACGAAGCGGCGTTGGCGAAGATCAGCTCCTATGTGGACAGTCTGCGCGACGCGACGGTTACGTTCGCGGAGAAGGGTTTGCTTGCCGACGGCCCGGTGTACGTCACCGCGGGCGGCAGCGCGTACTTCGACCGCGTCGTGGACGAGCTGACCGAGCCGTGGCCGGACGGTCTCGACGTGGTCCCGATCCTGCGCAGCGGCGCGTACCTCACGCACGACGACGGCTTCTACCGCGAGATCTCGCCGCTCGGCGAACACCCGCGCATCTCCGGTGTCGACAGCTTCCGTCCTGCGCTGCACGCGTGGGCGCAGGTGACGTCGAAGCCGACTCCGGAGCTGGCGCTGCTCACCGCGGGCAAGCGCGACCTGCCGTACGACGAGGGCATGCCGGAGCCGCAGCTGCTGCGCAAGAACGGCGTGGTCACCGAGCTGACCGGGCACACCGTCCCGAAGCTCAACGACCAGCACGCGTTCCTCGAACTGCCGGAAGGGTCGCCGGTCGAGGTCGGCGACTGGATCCGGCTCGGCCTGTCGCATCCGTGCACGACGTTCGACAAGTGGTCGCTGCTGCCGGTCGTCGACACCGACGGCGAGACGGTCATCGATTTCGTACGGACGTGGTTCTGA
- a CDS encoding sugar kinase gives MALFVPAEPGPPDEVRTWLRTIGGAESNVACHLPALGVPSGWVSAVGDDPFGRALVREIASAGVDVRGVVVDPTRPTGLYVKESGAGGSPVRYYRSGSAASGMGPELVSRLDFSGVRVLHLSGITPALSDSCLALVRALLDRPRGDLLVSFDVNHRPALWTGRDQSVLAELAGKADLVLTGDDEAERVWGTGDPVQLRALLPGPRTLVVKHGERGATLVEGSAEPLFSPALRVDVVEPVGAGDAFAAGFLAATLRGADPLTRLRRGHLQAAATLLTQDDVGVPLAEAVVLQLVQADADSWSSVRLTGEGVVAT, from the coding sequence ATGGCGTTGTTCGTGCCCGCCGAACCCGGCCCGCCGGACGAGGTGCGCACCTGGCTGCGCACCATCGGCGGCGCCGAGTCGAACGTCGCGTGCCACCTGCCCGCGCTCGGCGTGCCGAGCGGATGGGTCAGCGCGGTCGGCGACGACCCGTTCGGCCGCGCGCTCGTCCGCGAGATCGCGTCGGCGGGCGTGGACGTGCGCGGAGTCGTAGTCGACCCGACCCGCCCGACCGGGCTGTACGTGAAGGAAAGCGGCGCGGGCGGCAGTCCGGTCCGCTACTACCGCTCGGGTTCCGCCGCGTCCGGCATGGGCCCGGAGCTGGTGTCCCGGCTGGACTTCTCCGGCGTTCGCGTGCTGCACCTTTCCGGGATCACACCCGCGCTTTCCGACAGCTGCCTCGCGCTCGTCCGCGCGCTGCTCGACCGTCCGCGCGGCGACCTGCTCGTGTCGTTCGACGTCAACCACCGCCCCGCGCTGTGGACCGGACGCGACCAGTCCGTGCTCGCCGAACTGGCGGGCAAGGCCGACCTGGTGCTGACCGGCGACGACGAGGCGGAACGCGTGTGGGGCACCGGCGATCCGGTACAGCTGCGCGCTCTTCTGCCCGGCCCGCGCACGCTCGTGGTCAAGCACGGGGAACGCGGAGCGACGCTCGTCGAGGGCTCGGCCGAACCGCTGTTCTCGCCCGCGCTCCGGGTTGATGTCGTGGAGCCGGTCGGTGCTGGCGACGCCTTCGCCGCCGGATTCCTGGCCGCGACTCTGCGCGGTGCCGATCCGCTGACCAGGCTTCGGCGTGGTCACCTGCAAGCCGCGGCGACACTGTTGACGCAGGACGACGTCGGCGTGCCGCTGGCCGAGGCCGTCGTGCTGCAGCTGGTGCAGGCGGACGCCGACAGCTGGAGTTCCGTCCGGCTCACCGGAGAGGGAGTGGTGGCCACGTGA
- a CDS encoding IclR family transcriptional regulator has protein sequence MSQSLDRALTLLGGLARGGKTLDELAEEIGVHKTTVLRLLRTLESHHFVRREGARHYRLGSALFDLANQALEDRDVRRSSHDALAELNLRTGHTVHLASYEDGEVVYIDKFEGHHAVRMYSRVGKRAPLHCTAVGKVLVAAMPRAKREEIARAIDYVVLTANTIRTPEAYLAELDQVAERGYAVDNAEHEDFIHCISAPVRGAGGEVLAAASMSVPKVLLDYDGLLALVPELLAATEKASVHSGWTGNGKGQ, from the coding sequence GTGAGCCAAAGTCTCGACCGCGCGCTGACGCTGCTGGGCGGTCTCGCCCGCGGCGGCAAGACGCTCGACGAGCTGGCCGAAGAGATCGGCGTGCACAAGACGACCGTGCTGCGCCTGCTGCGCACGCTCGAATCGCACCACTTCGTGCGACGCGAAGGAGCCCGGCACTACCGGCTCGGCAGCGCGCTCTTCGATCTCGCCAACCAGGCGCTCGAGGACCGCGACGTCCGGCGCAGTTCGCACGACGCGCTCGCCGAGCTGAACCTGCGCACCGGGCACACCGTGCACCTGGCGTCCTATGAGGACGGCGAGGTGGTGTACATCGACAAATTCGAGGGACACCACGCGGTCCGGATGTACTCGCGGGTCGGCAAACGCGCGCCGCTGCACTGCACCGCGGTCGGCAAGGTGCTCGTCGCGGCGATGCCGCGGGCGAAACGCGAGGAGATCGCCCGCGCGATCGACTACGTCGTGCTCACCGCCAACACCATCAGGACGCCCGAGGCGTACTTGGCCGAGCTGGACCAGGTCGCTGAGCGCGGGTACGCGGTGGACAATGCCGAGCACGAGGACTTCATCCACTGCATTTCCGCGCCGGTGCGCGGCGCGGGCGGCGAAGTGCTCGCCGCGGCGTCGATGTCGGTGCCGAAGGTGTTGCTGGACTATGACGGGCTGCTGGCGCTCGTGCCCGAGCTGCTGGCCGCCACGGAAAAAGCTTCCGTCCACAGTGGATGGACGGGGAACGGAAAGGGGCAATGA
- a CDS encoding RidA family protein, translating into MGKTAITSENAPKPPANFSQAVRKGNILQVAGAVAFDPATNEIVGDDVVSQTRQVFKNLTALLVEAGSSFADAVMVRVYLTDTSHFAAFNEVYNELIGEAPHAARTTVYVGLPAGLLVEIDVLAVLD; encoded by the coding sequence ATGGGCAAGACGGCGATCACCAGCGAGAACGCGCCGAAGCCGCCGGCGAACTTCTCGCAGGCCGTCCGCAAGGGGAACATCCTGCAGGTCGCCGGCGCGGTCGCGTTCGACCCTGCCACGAACGAGATCGTCGGCGACGACGTCGTGAGCCAGACCCGGCAGGTGTTCAAGAACCTGACCGCGCTGCTCGTAGAAGCGGGCTCGAGCTTCGCGGACGCGGTGATGGTGCGCGTGTACCTCACCGACACCAGCCACTTCGCCGCGTTCAACGAGGTCTACAACGAGCTGATCGGCGAGGCCCCGCACGCGGCCCGCACCACGGTGTACGTCGGGCTGCCCGCCGGTCTCCTGGTCGAGATCGACGTGCTCGCCGTTCTGGACTGA
- a CDS encoding 1-aminocyclopropane-1-carboxylate deaminase, whose product MSLADFPRFPLLIGPSPVHRLERLTEHLGGATVWAKREDLNSGLAYGGNKTRKLEYLVADALAKGADTLVSIGGVQSNHTRQVAAAAARAGMKAVLVQESWVDWADPLHDKVGNIQLSRILGADVRLVDAGFGIGFKESWEQALAEVEENGGTPYAIPAGASDHRLGGLGFANWVLELEEQERELGVFFDTVVVCSVTGSTQAGMMAGAAVSGKPRRILGIDASAKPEETREQIGRIAKSTAELIEAGSVEDVILDERYHAGVYGIPDEQTLAAIRTAARLEGMITDPVYEGKSMAGLIDLVRSGEIPRESNVLYAHLGGQPAINAYTSVLG is encoded by the coding sequence GTGAGCCTGGCTGACTTTCCCCGTTTCCCGTTGCTGATCGGACCTTCGCCGGTGCACCGGCTGGAGCGGCTCACCGAACACCTCGGCGGCGCGACCGTCTGGGCCAAGCGCGAGGACCTCAACTCCGGCCTCGCCTACGGCGGCAACAAGACGCGCAAGCTCGAGTACCTCGTCGCCGACGCGCTCGCCAAGGGCGCGGACACGCTCGTCTCGATCGGCGGCGTCCAGTCGAACCACACGCGGCAGGTCGCGGCCGCGGCGGCGCGGGCCGGGATGAAAGCCGTGCTGGTGCAGGAAAGCTGGGTCGACTGGGCCGATCCGCTGCACGACAAGGTCGGCAACATCCAGCTGTCGCGGATCCTCGGCGCGGACGTCCGGCTCGTCGACGCCGGGTTCGGCATCGGCTTCAAGGAGAGCTGGGAACAGGCGCTGGCGGAGGTCGAGGAGAACGGCGGCACGCCGTACGCGATCCCTGCCGGGGCGTCGGATCACCGGCTCGGCGGGCTCGGGTTCGCGAACTGGGTGCTGGAACTTGAGGAACAGGAACGCGAACTCGGCGTTTTCTTCGACACCGTCGTGGTTTGCTCGGTCACCGGGAGTACGCAAGCCGGGATGATGGCCGGAGCGGCGGTGAGCGGGAAGCCGCGGCGGATCCTGGGGATCGACGCGTCGGCGAAGCCCGAGGAGACGCGCGAGCAGATCGGCCGGATCGCGAAGAGCACGGCGGAGCTGATCGAGGCCGGGTCAGTCGAAGACGTGATCCTCGACGAGCGTTATCACGCTGGGGTGTACGGGATTCCCGATGAGCAGACGCTGGCGGCAATCCGGACTGCCGCGCGGCTCGAGGGCATGATCACCGACCCGGTGTACGAGGGGAAGTCGATGGCCGGGCTGATCGATCTCGTGCGCAGCGGGGAAATTCCGAGGGAGTCCAACGTGTTGTACGCGCATCTTGGCGGGCAGCCTGCGATCAACGCGTACACGAGCGTGCTCGGCTAA
- a CDS encoding GntR family transcriptional regulator: MSALPKVSRPLLRDEAYERIRHAIIDGSLPPGTPLRDADLADQLGLSRAPVRQALLRLAEDRLVVSKPQSYTRVAEFDAGDVRDAVRLVRALHELAVCEALPRLGQQQIAEMREANDRFRAAVAEGDVGKAIEADDELHDIPVRACGNRAVAATLDRYTPLLRRLEYARFSSLPAHRSVERHEELIAALESGDEKTAAHLTSTIWTDLEALLEDA; the protein is encoded by the coding sequence GTGAGTGCACTCCCCAAGGTCTCCCGGCCGTTGCTGCGCGACGAGGCGTACGAGCGCATCCGGCACGCCATCATCGACGGCAGTCTCCCGCCGGGCACTCCCCTGCGCGACGCTGACCTCGCCGACCAGCTCGGGCTTTCCCGCGCCCCGGTCCGGCAGGCGTTGTTGCGGCTGGCGGAGGACCGGCTGGTCGTCTCGAAGCCGCAGAGTTACACGAGGGTCGCCGAGTTCGACGCTGGCGACGTTCGCGACGCGGTGCGGCTCGTCCGGGCGTTGCACGAGCTGGCTGTGTGCGAAGCGCTCCCCCGGCTCGGCCAACAGCAGATCGCGGAGATGCGTGAAGCCAACGACCGGTTTCGCGCGGCGGTCGCCGAAGGAGACGTCGGCAAGGCGATCGAGGCGGACGACGAACTGCACGACATTCCGGTGCGGGCGTGCGGCAACCGGGCGGTCGCGGCGACGCTCGACCGGTACACGCCGTTGCTGCGCCGGCTCGAATACGCGCGGTTCAGTTCGCTGCCCGCGCATCGGTCGGTCGAGCGGCACGAGGAGCTCATCGCCGCGCTCGAAAGCGGCGACGAAAAAACCGCCGCGCACCTCACTTCCACGATTTGGACCGACCTCGAAGCCCTCCTGGAGGACGCGTGA
- a CDS encoding DUF1844 domain-containing protein, whose product MSEQPSPPPPYSPDDRGLEEIPSVEVISRAAVMLLSAGAERLGLADADPENSPHRDLDEARRLITALAGLVTASAEYLGLHAGPLRDGLQSLQKAFREASVVPDPPGQGPGEKYTGPVY is encoded by the coding sequence GTGTCTGAACAACCTTCGCCACCGCCCCCGTATTCCCCCGACGACCGCGGGCTCGAGGAGATCCCGAGCGTCGAGGTGATCAGCCGCGCCGCGGTGATGCTGCTGTCCGCGGGAGCCGAACGCCTCGGCCTCGCCGACGCCGACCCGGAGAACTCGCCGCACCGCGACCTCGACGAGGCACGCCGCCTCATCACCGCGCTCGCCGGGCTCGTCACCGCCTCCGCCGAGTACCTCGGCCTGCACGCCGGGCCCCTTCGCGACGGGCTGCAGTCGCTGCAGAAGGCGTTCCGCGAGGCTTCGGTCGTGCCGGACCCGCCGGGCCAGGGGCCGGGCGAGAAGTACACCGGGCCGGTTTACTGA
- the infC gene encoding translation initiation factor IF-3 translates to MSSETRINDRIRVPEVRLVGPNGEQVGIVRIEDALRLAQEADLDLVEVAPQARPPVAKLMDFGKFKYESAQKARDSRRNQHLTVIKEQKLRPKIDQHDYETKKGHVSRFLAAGNKVKVTIMFRGREQSRPELGFRLLQKLADDVTELGFVESSPKQDGRNMIMVLAPHKNVKPKAAKAESAEPAPEA, encoded by the coding sequence ATCAGCTCCGAGACACGCATCAACGACCGCATCCGGGTGCCGGAAGTCCGGCTCGTCGGCCCTAACGGCGAGCAGGTCGGCATCGTCCGGATCGAGGATGCGCTGCGGCTTGCGCAGGAGGCGGACCTCGACCTCGTCGAGGTGGCCCCGCAGGCCCGCCCGCCCGTGGCCAAGCTCATGGACTTCGGCAAGTTCAAGTACGAGAGCGCGCAGAAAGCCCGCGACTCGCGACGCAACCAGCATCTGACCGTCATCAAGGAACAGAAGCTGCGGCCGAAGATCGACCAGCACGACTACGAGACCAAGAAGGGTCACGTGTCGCGGTTCCTGGCGGCGGGCAACAAGGTCAAGGTCACGATCATGTTCCGCGGTCGCGAGCAGTCCCGGCCGGAGCTCGGTTTCCGGCTCCTGCAGAAGCTCGCCGACGACGTCACCGAGCTCGGCTTCGTGGAATCGTCGCCGAAGCAGGACGGACGCAACATGATCATGGTGCTGGCCCCGCACAAGAACGTGAAGCCGAAGGCGGCGAAAGCCGAATCGGCCGAACCGGCTCCCGAGGCGTAG
- the rpmI gene encoding 50S ribosomal protein L35, whose amino-acid sequence MPKMKTHKGTSKRIRVTGSGKLRRQKAGRRHLMEKKSNRLTRRLEGTTEVAQNDVGRVKRLLGR is encoded by the coding sequence ATGCCGAAGATGAAGACGCACAAGGGCACGTCGAAGCGGATCCGCGTGACCGGTTCGGGCAAGCTGCGTCGCCAGAAGGCCGGCCGTCGCCACCTGATGGAGAAGAAGTCCAACCGCCTCACCCGCCGTCTCGAGGGCACCACCGAGGTCGCCCAGAACGACGTCGGCCGCGTGAAGCGCCTGCTCGGCCGCTGA
- the rplT gene encoding 50S ribosomal protein L20, translated as MARVKRAVNAQKKRRATLELASGYRGQRSRLYRKAKEQTLHSLNYAYRDRRARKGDFRQLWITRINAAARANGVTYNRFIQGLKAAGVEVDRKILADLAVNDAAAFTALAELAKANVTTGEAKSA; from the coding sequence GTGGCACGCGTCAAGCGGGCGGTCAACGCCCAGAAGAAGCGTCGCGCGACTCTCGAACTGGCCAGCGGTTACCGCGGCCAGCGTTCGCGGCTGTACCGCAAGGCCAAGGAGCAGACGCTCCACTCGCTCAACTACGCCTACCGCGACCGCCGTGCGCGCAAGGGTGACTTCCGCCAGCTGTGGATCACCCGCATCAACGCGGCCGCTCGCGCCAACGGCGTCACCTACAACCGGTTCATCCAGGGCCTGAAGGCCGCCGGTGTCGAGGTGGACCGCAAGATCCTCGCGGACCTCGCCGTCAACGACGCCGCCGCCTTCACCGCGCTCGCCGAGCTCGCCAAGGCGAACGTCACGACCGGCGAAGCGAAGTCGGCCTGA
- a CDS encoding TrmH family RNA methyltransferase: MFRPGADPFTERTPRVVAARKLTRRAERDKTGRFLAEGVNAVTSALSHGTVHELFVTERAAAAHPALVEAAPRVSPITDRAAASLSETVTPQGIIAVCSLVDRPLETVLTTARLVVVLVDVAEPGNAGTVIRVADAAGADAVVLAGDTVDPHNGKSVRAAAGSTFHVPLARARDIPSVLTALRSAGLRTLAAHGYASTSLETVRFGDPVAWIFGNEAHGLPEDVLSAVDEAVRIPLYGKAESLNLATAAAVCVYTAAMAAHR, from the coding sequence ATTTTCCGGCCCGGGGCGGATCCGTTCACCGAACGGACCCCCCGGGTCGTTGCCGCGCGCAAGCTGACCCGGCGCGCGGAACGCGACAAAACCGGCCGTTTCCTGGCCGAAGGGGTCAACGCCGTCACCTCGGCGCTCTCTCATGGCACGGTGCACGAACTCTTCGTCACCGAACGCGCCGCCGCCGCGCATCCTGCTCTGGTGGAGGCCGCCCCCCGCGTGTCGCCGATCACCGACCGCGCGGCCGCGAGCCTGTCGGAAACCGTGACGCCGCAAGGAATCATCGCGGTCTGCTCGCTGGTCGACCGTCCACTCGAGACAGTCCTGACCACGGCCCGGCTGGTAGTGGTCCTGGTAGACGTCGCCGAACCCGGCAACGCAGGCACCGTCATCCGGGTAGCCGACGCCGCCGGTGCCGACGCGGTCGTCCTGGCCGGCGACACCGTCGACCCGCACAACGGCAAAAGCGTCCGCGCCGCCGCCGGTTCGACGTTCCACGTCCCGCTGGCGCGCGCCCGCGACATCCCGTCGGTCCTGACAGCCCTGCGCTCGGCCGGCCTCCGGACCCTGGCCGCGCACGGTTACGCGTCGACCTCGCTGGAGACTGTCCGCTTCGGAGACCCGGTGGCCTGGATCTTCGGCAACGAAGCACACGGCCTGCCCGAGGATGTCTTGTCCGCCGTGGACGAAGCAGTCCGAATCCCGTTGTACGGCAAGGCGGAAAGCCTCAACCTGGCTACTGCCGCCGCGGTCTGCGTCTACACGGCAGCGATGGCCGCGCACCGCTGA
- a CDS encoding nucleoside monophosphate kinase — MADLRHVYWIGGAPGAGKSTIARRLATRYGWRHYATDDTMRAHAARTTPASAPLLHAFQCMDMDERWVRRSPDVMLETFHWFRGEGFGLIVEDLLDLPPEPRVVVDGFRLLPHLVKPFLDVVDQAVWLLPTPDFRHAAISRRAPGEGFVWRTSDPARAARNLAERDRMFTSRLREETSRLGLRAIEVDTATSEDDLLHQVTTAFRL; from the coding sequence ATGGCGGACCTCCGGCACGTCTACTGGATCGGCGGCGCCCCCGGCGCGGGCAAATCGACGATCGCCCGCCGCCTCGCCACCCGCTACGGCTGGCGCCACTACGCGACCGACGACACCATGCGCGCCCACGCCGCCCGCACGACTCCTGCTTCGGCTCCGCTGCTGCACGCCTTCCAGTGCATGGACATGGACGAACGCTGGGTGCGTCGTTCTCCGGACGTCATGCTCGAGACGTTCCACTGGTTCCGCGGGGAGGGCTTCGGCCTGATCGTCGAAGACCTCCTTGACCTGCCACCAGAACCTCGCGTCGTCGTCGACGGCTTCCGCCTGCTGCCGCACCTGGTGAAGCCGTTTTTGGACGTCGTGGACCAGGCCGTGTGGCTGTTGCCGACGCCGGATTTCCGCCACGCGGCGATCTCCCGGCGCGCACCGGGGGAAGGTTTCGTGTGGCGGACCAGTGATCCGGCTCGGGCTGCCCGCAACCTCGCCGAACGGGACCGGATGTTCACGAGCCGCCTCCGGGAGGAGACTTCGCGGCTCGGATTGCGGGCGATCGAGGTCGACACCGCGACTTCGGAAGACGACCTTCTCCATCAGGTGACGACCGCCTTCCGCCTCTGA